The Channa argus isolate prfri chromosome 14, Channa argus male v1.0, whole genome shotgun sequence genome includes a window with the following:
- the LOC137098990 gene encoding gastrotropin-like — MQMREAQECAQCINSSQLWSQYLTPSSTSLNISAFTPPLTNSSNMAFNGKWETESQEGYDEFCKLLGIPDDIIEKGRNYKLITEVTQDGNDFSWTQIYPKNAKVTNKFTIGKESDMETIGGKKFKATVSMEGGKLSVTFPNYHHTSEISGGKLVETSKAGSVVLIRTSKKI; from the exons ATGCAGATGAGGGAGGCACAGGAGTGTGCTCAGTGTATAAATAGCAGCCAGCTTTGGTCTCAGTACCTTACGCCTTCTTCAACTTCTCTCAACATCTCTGCTTTCACACCTCCACTCACCAACTCATCCAATATGGCCTTCAATGGAAAATGGGAAACTGAAAGCCAGGAGGGATATGATGAGTTCTGCAAGCTGCTTG GTATCCCTGACGACATTATTGAGAAGGGCCGTAATTACAAGCTGATCACAGAGGTTACCCAGGATGGCAACGACTTCTCCTGGACCCAAATCTACCCCAAAAACGCCAAAGTCACCAACAAGTTCACCATTGGCAAGGAGTCTGATATGGAGACCATCGGAGGAAAGAAATTTAAG GCCACTGTGTCCATGGAGGGAGGGAAACTGAGTGTGACCTTCCCCAACTACCACCACACCTCTGAGATCAGCGGCGGCAAGCTTGTCGAG ACATCCAAAGCTGGTTCAGTGGTCCTGATTAGAACCAGCAAGAAGATCTAA